A single Rhodothermales bacterium DNA region contains:
- a CDS encoding DUF4097 family beta strand repeat-containing protein: MRTRFNHALLFAAILMGSLQVASAQDISRTFTVQPGELLTMDIRTGGDISITGWDRNEVSVDVRITGRDAESVEVDIDETSRGVAIRTDNSMRRGRAVVEVTVMVPSRFNLDMETTGGDIVIDGVEGDLEGTSMGGDLTLSNLKGKVSMETMGGDVLLRDSSVDGKVSTMGGDVDLRNVTGTVDGSTMGGDVTYDNVSSGRAAGSGNRPVRLNTMGGDVVLEEALFGADVSTMGGEIRVRKAAEFVKASTMGGDITVGEINGWIEAKTMGGDVEVHMVGGTTGDRHVELESMGGDITLTVPKGLSMEFDIEIILDDDSDDYRIDSDFDLDVKVDQRGGRWSSGGRVHATGSVGGGANLIKIKTRDGDVTIREGN, encoded by the coding sequence ATGCGTACACGTTTCAATCACGCACTTCTTTTTGCCGCCATCCTGATGGGCAGCCTCCAGGTTGCCTCGGCGCAGGACATCAGCCGTACGTTTACCGTTCAGCCCGGCGAACTCCTGACCATGGACATCCGCACGGGCGGGGACATTTCCATTACTGGTTGGGACCGGAATGAGGTCTCCGTGGACGTCCGGATCACCGGCCGCGATGCCGAGAGCGTCGAGGTGGACATTGACGAGACCAGCCGCGGGGTAGCCATCCGTACCGACAACAGCATGCGCCGGGGACGCGCGGTGGTCGAGGTCACGGTCATGGTACCCTCCCGCTTCAATCTGGACATGGAAACCACGGGCGGCGACATTGTTATCGACGGCGTGGAAGGGGATCTGGAAGGCACGAGCATGGGCGGCGACCTGACGCTCAGCAATCTCAAGGGCAAAGTCAGCATGGAGACCATGGGCGGTGACGTCCTGCTCCGCGATTCTTCCGTGGACGGCAAAGTCAGCACGATGGGTGGCGATGTCGACCTGCGCAACGTCACCGGCACGGTGGACGGATCCACCATGGGAGGCGACGTGACCTATGACAATGTGAGCTCGGGCAGGGCAGCAGGATCGGGCAATCGTCCGGTCAGACTGAACACCATGGGCGGCGACGTGGTCCTTGAAGAAGCCCTCTTCGGCGCTGACGTATCCACGATGGGCGGTGAAATCCGGGTCCGGAAGGCCGCGGAATTCGTCAAGGCGAGCACCATGGGCGGCGATATCACGGTCGGCGAGATCAATGGCTGGATTGAAGCCAAGACCATGGGCGGCGACGTGGAAGTCCACATGGTGGGCGGCACGACAGGCGACCGTCACGTGGAACTGGAGTCCATGGGGGGCGACATCACCCTGACCGTACCCAAGGGATTGTCCATGGAGTTCGACATCGAAATCATCCTGGACGACGACAGTGACGACTACAGGATCGACTCGGACTTCGACCTTGACGTCAAGGTGGACCAGCGCGGCGGTCGCTGGAGTTCCGGTGGGCGGGTCCATGCCACGGGCAGCGTGGGTGGCGGTGCGAACCTCATCAAGATCAAGACCCGGGACGGCGACGTGACCATCCGCGAGGGCAATTAG
- a CDS encoding GNAT family N-acetyltransferase codes for MKIHARTERLLLRDWTDDDRAPYTDIVTDPVVMQHIGDGQPRTPDYARSFVDAQMAHQADRGWMRFAVEHAASGAFMGFCGLDTMPVDARGHDLGRLDFGWRYGRDWWSSGFGFEAASAALFVARESFGLTHITCQSYLENPGSIRIMQKMGMREIGADTAHGRPLVVYGFPDEWPAGKLPQGCARD; via the coding sequence ATGAAGATCCACGCTCGAACCGAACGGCTGCTGCTGCGCGACTGGACGGACGATGACCGTGCTCCCTACACGGACATCGTCACAGACCCCGTTGTCATGCAACATATCGGCGACGGGCAGCCGCGTACGCCGGACTACGCCCGCTCATTCGTGGACGCCCAGATGGCCCACCAAGCGGACAGGGGATGGATGCGTTTCGCGGTCGAACACGCCGCCAGCGGCGCGTTCATGGGCTTTTGTGGCCTGGACACCATGCCGGTCGATGCGCGTGGTCACGACCTGGGACGCCTGGACTTCGGTTGGCGATACGGACGGGACTGGTGGAGCTCCGGATTCGGCTTCGAGGCCGCGTCGGCGGCGCTCTTCGTGGCCAGGGAATCGTTCGGTCTGACCCACATCACCTGCCAGTCCTACCTGGAGAACCCCGGATCCATCCGCATCATGCAGAAAATGGGCATGCGCGAGATTGGCGCCGACACAGCACACGGCCGGCCACTCGTCGTCTATGGATTTCCAGACGAGTGGCCGGCCGGTAAACTGCCTCAGGGCTGCGCTCGGGACTGA
- a CDS encoding SDR family oxidoreductase — translation MTDRVVWITGASSGIGAELAKSFAARGAHVVVSARRIDRLRALVDGLPEPDRHMILPLDVTHTETHAAAFEAVLARFGHLDTLVLSAGIGQRSAVREVDLAVERRIMDINFFGALSLVHVCLKHLLERPDGHVVAISSVMGKVSTPRRATYAASKHALHGWFDGLRAEIANSPLDITLLCPGYIRTWISEQSVRGDGTPHGEMDAQHRNAMPVEVFARKAMRAMEKRRAEVYIGGPEIWAVPLIRFFPGLVRWLLPRVMTRD, via the coding sequence ATGACGGATCGCGTCGTCTGGATAACCGGGGCCTCTTCGGGCATCGGGGCCGAGCTGGCAAAATCCTTCGCGGCACGCGGTGCCCATGTGGTGGTATCGGCGCGGCGCATCGACCGGCTCCGGGCCCTCGTGGATGGCCTCCCCGAACCGGACCGGCACATGATCCTGCCGCTCGACGTGACCCACACGGAAACCCACGCGGCGGCATTCGAGGCGGTCCTGGCCCGCTTCGGGCACCTCGACACCCTGGTGCTGAGTGCGGGGATCGGTCAACGTTCGGCGGTCCGCGAGGTGGACCTGGCGGTCGAGCGGCGCATCATGGACATCAATTTCTTCGGGGCGCTGTCGCTCGTGCATGTCTGCCTGAAGCATCTCCTGGAGCGGCCGGACGGGCATGTGGTGGCCATCAGTTCGGTCATGGGCAAGGTGTCCACGCCCCGGCGGGCCACCTATGCGGCGTCGAAACACGCGCTCCATGGCTGGTTCGACGGGCTGCGGGCGGAAATCGCGAATTCGCCGCTGGACATCACGCTGCTCTGTCCCGGATACATCCGGACATGGATCAGCGAACAGTCGGTGAGGGGGGATGGTACGCCCCACGGGGAAATGGATGCGCAGCACCGGAATGCCATGCCGGTGGAGGTGTTCGCCCGCAAGGCCATGCGCGCCATGGAAAAGCGGAGGGCCGAGGTGTATATTGGAGGACCCGAGATCTGGGCGGTGCCCCTCATCCGCTTCTTTCCCGGCCTGGTCCGTTGGCTGCTCCCGCGCGTCATGACAAGGGATTGA